The Toxorhynchites rutilus septentrionalis strain SRP chromosome 1, ASM2978413v1, whole genome shotgun sequence genome contains the following window.
AAAATCACGAGCAACTAGTGCAAAACATTGTGAATCAGTTTTTCGAACAGGATCCCATCATTCAGCGGAAATTCATCAGAGCATCGCTTTTATCCCAGCCCAAACAAACCGTTGTCTGCTCGGATCCATTTCTCATATTTTTGAATTTGCACAGAAAACAATCGAACATTGATCGTGAGCTGAGTCGCGTCCGGAGTGGTGAAAACATTGACATTGGAACATTTTCGCACAATATCGAAAGAGCCGAAGCCGGTGAAGAAGTGGACCCAACACGACTACGGTTGATTTCCTGGGACCGTTTTGTGGCCGACGCTAAAGCCACCTGGAAGAGGATGAATCCCGATCAAAAAATGCCATTTTTTGTGCAGGCATTTCTCGCGATACAATTTCCGGAAAAGTTAGACCAAGCGTTGTAATATGTACTATATTCGATTGGAACAAAATACAGCCTAACAATCGAACTGAATAAGCAGTTATCCCGGTATTTTCCCATGTCTCACACTAACCCTTTTCACGCTTCGACAAAACTGTTGGATCCTACCGACGGGATTCTGAAAAACGATATTACTTTCGGAAGCCAGAGCCATAACCGGCGGAACGGTCGTCGAGACCCGCGTCGGCTGGAAGAAATGAATATATGACATACATAAATAAGAAATTCCCCTGAAAATCACGTACAATCTGACATCACGTCCTAAATCAATTAGTAAACATTTTATCTAGAACCGGCAGGGCGTAGGTGTCTGAGaacagagagagatagagagagggaCAGAGCCGAGACACAGGGAGTcagagaacaaaaaataaaggtTGAGTGGCGGGGTATGACGAGGCCAACTTTGCCGCACTCAACCTGGATTTGTTGGGTTAAGGCTGCTGCTGATGCCATATGTTATCGATTTTCGCCTCGGAATCTGGGCGCGAGTTTTCCCCCGTGTAATCTTTCCTTCAAAATTCCACACTCGGCTTAAACTTCGTTTTCCATTCCACGGCCACCATTGATTGTGTCTAGCTGCTGTCACGATGATGGATGGAGTTTACCATTCCGAGACCGGGGATTCGCTGGAAGGTTCGGCGTCAGTGCGTGGGACGATAGAATGGAGGAATGGAGACAACaaaatagtaataaaaatatttggaaacgacttagaaacaactttttttctctGTCTTATTTTAAGCGTGTGCTGAAGCGGCTGTCGCTTCTGAAAGTTCTCCGGGGGACTA
Protein-coding sequences here:
- the LOC129773473 gene encoding uncharacterized protein LOC129773473; the protein is MSDSSFQRLESPKFAIGSPRARNTKHLQQELIRASDRKNRSSKKVLNRFLLSDPYEGQRRVREAHKHISQYDQRLQNAVDLYITSELAKRQIPALQIKNHEQLVQNIVNQFFEQDPIIQRKFIRASLLSQPKQTVVCSDPFLIFLNLHRKQSNIDRELSRVRSGENIDIGTFSHNIERAEAGEEVDPTRLRLISWDRFVADAKATWKRMNPDQKMPFFVQAFLAIQFPEKLDQAL